The Acanthochromis polyacanthus isolate Apoly-LR-REF ecotype Palm Island chromosome 5, KAUST_Apoly_ChrSc, whole genome shotgun sequence genome includes a window with the following:
- the inpp1 gene encoding inositol polyphosphate 1-phosphatase, whose amino-acid sequence MADLLRLLLRVAEKAANVARVCRQEAPLFQLLVQEKTGDDKNKKFVQDFKTLADVVIQEVIRHDVGAQFPEMAGFIHGEESNKFENGLGESVTVTVCSTEEETAALLSTVLDGDHTAASLLARAIHQDPATIDTSTDGLTVPLSPSELGIWIDPIDATSQYIEGREEVLEEGHLSPSGLHCALVLIGVYLRSTGEPVMGVINQPFNSKDPAGGGWRGKHFWGVSCGSINVCSVSRPKDGAGRGLSVVLSSSEKQVVKEALTSLCGPDKLVYASGAGYKILCVIQGLADAYVLSEGSTFKWDSCAPHALLRALGGGVVDLSKTLQSNVGPQDHKMELTYHQPYTECKGADRWANHGGLVAYRDCSQLCSIIGALKGKL is encoded by the exons ATGGCTGATCTGCTGAGGCTGCTGCTCCGGGTGGCTGAGAAAGCTGCTAACGTGGCCCGGGTCTGCAGGCAGGAGGCTCCCCTCTTCCAGCTCCTCGTCCAGGAGAAGACCGGAGACGACAAGAACAAGAAGTTTGTGCAGGACTTCAAGACGCTGGCCGATGTGGTGATTCAGGAGGTGATCCGGCACGACGTTGGCGCTCAG TTCCCTGAGATGGCCGGCTTCATTCATGGAGAGGAGTCTAACAAGTTTGAGAACGGGCTCG GAGAAAGTGTGACGGTCACAGTTTGCAGTACGGAGGAGGAAACGGCAGCGCTACTGTCCACGGTGCTCGACGGCGACCACACGGCAGCCTCCCTGCTGGCTCGAGCCATCCACCAAGACCCGGCCACCATCGACACCAGCACCGACGGTCTCACGGTTCCCCTCAGCCCCTCTGAGCTCGGCATCTGGATCGACCCCATAG aCGCCACCAGCCAGTACATAGAGGGCAgagaggaggttctggaggagGGCCACTTGTCTCCTTCAGGTCTGCACTGTGCGTTGGTTCTGATCGGGGTTTACCTCCGGAGCACCGGCGAGCCTGTCATGGGCGTCATCAACCAGCCATTCAACAGCAAAGATCCAGCAGGAGGAGG GTGGAGGGGAAAGCATTTCTGGGGCGTGTCCTGCGGCAGCATCAATGTCTGCTCAGTATCCAGACCAAAGGATGGGGCTGGACGAGGGCTGTCGGTGGTGCTGAGCTCCAGTGAGAAGCAGGTGGTGAAGGAAGCCCTGACCTCGCTGTGCGGCCCTGATAAGCTGGTCTACGCCTCCGGAGCCGGCTACAAGATCCTGTGTGTCATTCAGGGCCTGGCCGACGCTTACGTCCTCTCAGAGGGAAGCACCTTCAAGTGGGACTCCTGCGCTCCTCACGCCCTGCTCCGAGCCCTCGGAGGGGGAGTCGTGGACTTGAGTAAGACTCTGCAGTCCAACGTTGGGCCACAGGACCACAAGATGGAACTGACCTATCACCAGCCGTACACTGAGTGCAAAGGAGCGGACCGCTGGGCGAATCATGGTGGCCTGGTGGCTTATCGAGACTGTTcccagctgtgcagcatcatCGGGGCTCTGAAAGGCAAACTGTAG
- the LOC110968715 gene encoding protein S100-B-like translates to MERASKEPMSDLESGMVSIVRVFHKYSGLKGKLRKAELKELINNEMNHFIMNIQENETLDELFADLDQNGDLEIDFKEFIALIAMVTSACHDLFIPVQHDK, encoded by the exons ATGGAG CGGGCCTCAAAGGAACCGATGTCAGACCTGGAGAGTGGGATGGTCTCTATTGTTCGAGTTTTCCACAAATACTCCGGTCTCAAGGGCAAGCTGAGAAAAGCAGAGCTTAAAGAGCTTATCAACAATGAGATGAATCATTTCATAATG AATATCCAAGAGAATGAAACTCTGGACGAGCTCTTTGCTGATCTGGACCAGAATGGAGATCTGGAGATCGACTTCAAAGAGTTTATCGCCCTCATCGCCATGGTCACCTCAGCGTGCCACGACCTCTTCATCCCAGTCCAGCATGATAAATAG
- the LOC110968714 gene encoding peroxisomal succinyl-coenzyme A thioesterase-like, translated as MLRAGLSVKTLWQLMEMKTKTCLKVHGRMADLQHAMGAFRWMSSVRPAPVLTAAPVRALIDEQISIKGRFLPPNSPITLCSRMHSEDGDLWEAFAHYNTDASGSFSLTSDRSVGGSYTGCEPMGLFWGLHPPPGSREGLRLRKRNVETPYTVHVSLLKGHVSPSGGPITELAAVTTERSYMAPGVRRIDIRQNGIVGTLFLPPGPGPFPAMLDMWGMGGGLNEYRSALCASRGYASLSLAYFEHKDLPGPLRELNVGNEYFKSAFRLLQDHPQIVAERVGIVGLSFGVYLTLNLATQPGINPSCLICINGPMGRSHFLPGDKGEVKYWNYDERGYIAFRQISLPSNMAPEYKVKMEKINCPLMYIIGEDDLSSASTENADQIEEELRAAGKSHLFTRLSYPGAGHLIEPPYAPNARVTMWRIKPEKMVALFGGYDAPHAAAQEDAWRKILCFLESNLRG; from the exons ATGTTGAGAGCAGGTCTGAGTGTGAAAACACTATGGCAGCTCATGGAAATGAAGACGAAAACATGCCTCAAAGTGCACGGGAGGATGGCAGATTTGCAGCACGCCATGG GTGCATTTCGGTGGATGAGCAGCGTCAGACCAGCCCCTGTATTGACTGCCGCTCCTGTTCGGGCTCTTATAGACGAACAGATCAGCATTAAAGGGCGTTTCCTGCCCCCAAACAGTCCCATCACACTGTGCTCACGAATGCACAGTGAAGACGGCGACCTGTGGGAGGCATTTGCCCATTACAACACAGACGCAAGCGGCAGTTTCAGTT TGACCAGTGATCGTTCAGTCGGGGGTTCTTATACTGGCTGTGAGCCAATGGGACTCTTCTGGGGTTTGCATCCACCTCCTGGAAGTAGAGAAGGTTTAAG GCTGAGGAAGAGAAATGTGGAGACTCCGTACACGGTGCACGTCTCCCTGCTGAAGGGCCACGTCTCGCCCAGCGGGGGGCCGATCACTGAGCTGGCAGCTGTTACTACTGAACGCTCATACATGGCTCCAGGAGTGAGGAGAATAGACATTCGTCAAAATGGAATTGTAGGGACTTTATTCTTACCTCCAG GTCCAGGGCCGTTTCCAGCTATGCTGGATATGTGGGGAATGGGAGGAGGCCTGAATGAGTACCGCTCTGCCTTGTGTGCATCCAGGGGCTACGCGAGTCTTTCTCTTGCCTACTTCGAGCACAAAGATTTACCTGGACCTCTCAGGGAATTAAATGTTGGCAATGAATATTTTAAG TCAGCATTCCGTCTACTTCAAGATCATCCTCAGATTGTTGCAGAGAGAGTTGGGATTGTTGGTCTTTCCTTTGGAGTCTACCTGACTCTTAACCTTGCCACTCAGCCTGGCATTAAT ccGTCCTGTTTGATTTGTATCAACGGCCCCATGGGACGTTCACACTTTCTGCCAGGTGACAAAGG TGAAGTGAAGTATTGGAACTATGATGAGCGAGGCTATATCGCTTTCAGACAAATCTCCCTTCCTTCTAATATGGCCCCTGAGTACAAAGTGAAG ATGGAGAAAATCAACTGTCCATTGATGTACATAATTGGTGAAGACGACTTGAGTTCTGCAAGCACAGAGAACGCAGACCAG ATAGAGGAGGAGCTGAGGGCTGCAGGTAAATCTCACCTGTTTACCCGTCTGTCATACCCCGGTGCTGGCCACCTGATAGAGCCGCCTTATGCCCCGAATGCCCGTGTAACCATGTGGAGGATCAAGCCAGAGAAAA TGGTAGCTTTGTTTGGAGGTTACGATGCACCGCACGCTGCTGCCCAGGAAGATGCCTGGAGGAAGATTCTCTGTTTTCTAGAGAGCAATCTGAGAGGGTGA
- the sys1 gene encoding protein SYS1 homolog, whose product MASHFRSYIWDPVLIVCQIVLMQCIYYSFLGLWLAGVDSLVQSGRSLDQIFSYELLGFATMQGRLSMIAFILNSLTCALGLWFFIRRGKQCLDFTVTVHFFHMIGCWIYNAHLPAALSWWLVNVACMALMAVIGEYLCMRTELRAIPVNTGPKSNL is encoded by the exons ATGGCTAGTCACTTTCGTAGCTACATCTGGGACCCGGTCCTCATCGTGTGTCAGATTGTGTTGATGCAGTGCATCTACTACAGCTTCTTGGGCCTGTGGCTGGCCGGAGTGGACAGCCTCGTGCAAAGTGGTCGTTCACTGGACCAGATCTTCAGCTATGAA CTCCTTGGTTTTGCAACCATGCAAGGCAGACTCTCGATGATAGCATTCATCTTGAACTCTCTTACATG TGCTCTTGGTCTGTGGTTCTTCATCCGCCGGGGGAAGCAGTGCCTGGACTTTACCGTCACTGTGCACTTTTTCCATATGATCGGCTGCTGGATCTATAACGCTCATCTTCCAGCCGCCCTGTCCTGGTGGCTCGTCAATGTAGCCTGCATGGCGCTGATGGCTGTGATTGGCGAGTACTTGTGCATGCGGACTGAGCTCAGGGCGATTCCAGTCAATACTGGACCCAAATCTAACCTGTGA
- the LOC110968713 gene encoding neuritin-like, translated as MGFFMSTKIGGILAFALVFLSLMASGVSADVRCENIYKDFSDCVLELGESMDNYQENVTSERGVAAVCSHWEAFHTCALTALSDCQEEVSSIWETLRQDSRKIRFQGSLFDLCSPSSSPSISSPLAALTLPLMVAMTGPSWSPA; from the exons ATGGGATTTTTCATGTCGACGAAGATCGGAGGGATTCTTGCCTTTGCTTTGG TATTCCTGTCCCTCATGGCGTCAGGAGTCTCTGCTGATGTGAGGTGTGAGAACATTTACAAGGACTTTTCCGACTGTGTCCTGGAGCTGGGCGAGAGCATGGACAACTACCAGGAGAACGTGACCAGCGAGAGGGGAGTGGCAGCGGTGTGCAG CCACTGGGAAGCTTTCCACACATGTGCCCTCACAGCGCTGTCCGACTGTCAGGAGGAAGTCAGCTCCATCTGGGAGACTCTGAGGCAGGACTCCAGGAAGATACGCTTCCAGGGGAGTCTGTTTGATCTGTGCAGCCCCAGCTCCTCTCCCAGCATAAGTTCGCCTCTCGCTGCTCTCACCCTGCCGCTGATGGTGGCCATGACCGGGCCCAGTTGGTCCCCTGCATAG
- the LOC110968711 gene encoding LOW QUALITY PROTEIN: translocon-associated protein subunit alpha-like (The sequence of the model RefSeq protein was modified relative to this genomic sequence to represent the inferred CDS: inserted 1 base in 1 codon), whose product MFNFGSKLLLLFLLAFPCGLLSVGHVSADSDSAEDTVDDPDAAVDEEDDDDEDVLVEEDNVQASEGDEEDPDEAADKLLTSHSDADTTIIFTTGEEFPANEIVRFLVGFTNKGSQDFTVQSLEASFRYPXDFQFYIQNFTALPLNTVVQPQAQASFEYSFIPAQPMAGRPFGLVILLNYLDSEGSVFQTAIYNQTVTITEKEEGLDGETVFLYVFLVGLVSLMLFGIYQVLESRTKKRLPVKIEKGTGGISDVDISWIPQETLNVMNKASPKTSPRKRTKRAAGADQ is encoded by the exons GCCATGTTTCTGCAGACTCAGACTCTGCTGAGGACACCGTTGATGACCCAGATGCTGCAGTAGATGAGGAGGACGACGACGATGAAGATGTGCTCGTTGAAGAGGACAACGTACAAGCTTCA GAAGGAGATGAAGAGGACCCGGACGAAGCTGCTGATAAACTGTTAACGTCTCACTCTGATGCCGATACGACCATCATCTTCACGACAGGAGAAG AGTTTCCTGCAAATGAAATTGTGAGGTTCCTGGTGGGTTTCACCAACAAGGGAAGTCAGGATTTCACTGTTCAGTCACTGGAGGCCTCCTTCCGTTACC AAGACTTCCAGTTCTACATTCAGAAT ttCACAGCTCTGCCCCTGAACACTGTGGTCCAGCCTCAGGCTCAGGCCTCCTTCGAGTACTCTTTCATCCCAGCTCAGCCCATGGCCGGTCGTCCATTTGGTCTCGTTATCCTCCTCAACTATCTTGACTCTGAG GGCAGCGTGTTCCAGACTGCCATCTACAACCAGACAGTCACCATCACTGAGAAAGAGGAAGGACTGGATGGAGAAAC AGTGTTCCTGTACGTGTTCCTGGTTGGACTGGTGTCCCTGATGCTCTTTGGTATATACCAGGTCCTGGAGTCGAGGACG AAAAAGAGGCTTCCTGTGAAAATAGAGAAGGGCACCGGTGGGATTAGTGATGTGGACATCAGCTGGATTCCTCAGGAGACTCTCAATGTCATGA ACAAGGCTTCTCCTAAAACATCTCCAAGGAAACGAACCAAGAGGGCAGCTGGAGCAGATCAGTAA